One genomic window of Vibrio natriegens NBRC 15636 = ATCC 14048 = DSM 759 includes the following:
- a CDS encoding hydroxymethylglutaryl-CoA reductase: MPKLNLDNTAQHSALSNIETSSKIQSALEPKFHKPTTRLCLSPKLSHEHLTRRWAVLEQTTNKDLLLDPFTREHCESYSNNIEHFIGTVNVPVGIAGPLRVNGLHANDDYLVPLATTEAALVASYNRGANLITAAGGASALLLSEGVSRTPVFGFNNLAEAGQFVSWVTTQFDTFCQVAESTTSHGKLKDININIEGNHVYLVFEYVTGDASGQNMVTIATNQVFHHILAVSPVKPVQAFLDGNLSGDKKPNAHTLRSVRGKKVSAEVTISAELVKKYLHTTPESMAQFTHMSTVGGLLSGTIGVNAHYANALAALYIACGQDAACVAESAIGITRMEVDSKGNLYASVTLPNIMVGTVGGGTGLPTQKACLDILGLHGNGKAKALAEVTAALCLAGELSIIGAFCADHFSRAHHKLARK; encoded by the coding sequence ATGCCGAAGTTAAACCTAGATAATACCGCCCAACACTCCGCTCTTTCTAATATTGAGACCAGCAGTAAAATCCAATCGGCATTAGAACCGAAATTCCACAAGCCAACGACGCGCCTTTGTTTAAGTCCAAAACTGTCGCATGAGCACTTAACTCGCCGCTGGGCAGTCCTGGAACAGACCACGAATAAAGATCTTCTTCTCGACCCTTTTACCCGAGAACATTGTGAGTCCTATTCCAACAATATCGAGCATTTCATTGGCACTGTAAATGTGCCCGTTGGTATTGCTGGCCCATTGCGAGTAAACGGTTTACATGCAAACGACGACTACTTAGTTCCACTTGCAACCACCGAAGCGGCTCTCGTTGCTTCTTACAACCGTGGCGCCAACCTAATCACTGCGGCAGGCGGTGCCAGTGCATTGCTACTTAGTGAAGGTGTGAGCCGAACTCCAGTGTTTGGCTTTAACAACCTAGCTGAAGCAGGACAGTTCGTAAGTTGGGTCACTACCCAGTTCGACACTTTTTGCCAGGTTGCAGAGTCGACTACCTCTCACGGGAAACTCAAAGACATCAACATCAATATAGAAGGCAACCATGTCTATTTGGTTTTTGAATATGTCACCGGTGATGCCTCTGGTCAGAATATGGTGACCATAGCGACTAACCAAGTGTTCCATCACATTTTAGCGGTCAGTCCGGTTAAGCCAGTTCAAGCTTTTCTTGATGGCAACCTCTCGGGTGATAAAAAGCCAAATGCCCATACTCTGCGGTCTGTACGTGGTAAAAAAGTCTCAGCCGAAGTCACGATTTCTGCAGAATTAGTCAAGAAGTACCTGCATACAACGCCAGAATCAATGGCTCAGTTTACCCATATGAGCACCGTGGGTGGTTTATTGAGTGGCACTATCGGCGTCAATGCCCATTACGCTAACGCACTTGCCGCACTTTATATTGCATGCGGTCAGGATGCGGCTTGTGTCGCTGAATCCGCGATAGGTATTACCCGAATGGAGGTTGATTCAAAAGGCAATCTCTATGCGAGTGTCACGTTGCCAAATATCATGGTGGGCACAGTTGGTGGCGGTACAGGGCTGCCAACACAAAAAGCCTGTCTCGATATTCTCGGATTACATGGCAACGGAAAAGCGAAGGCACTTGCCGAAGTCACGGCTGCATTATGTCTCGCGGGTGAGCTCTCAATTATTGGCGCATTTTGTGCGGATCACTTTTCCCGTGCTCATCATAAACTGGCAAGAAAATAA
- a CDS encoding DUF2892 domain-containing protein: MTLENAVRVFAGTMILVSVLLTVFVHSNFIWFTVFIGANLIQSAYTGICPAAYFLKKFGFR, translated from the coding sequence ATGACGTTAGAAAATGCTGTAAGAGTATTTGCCGGCACTATGATTTTAGTTTCGGTTCTACTCACCGTATTCGTTCACAGTAACTTCATTTGGTTTACTGTGTTTATTGGCGCTAACCTAATTCAGAGTGCTTATACCGGAATTTGTCCTGCCGCTTACTTTTTAAAGAAATTTGGTTTTAGATAA
- a CDS encoding YeeE/YedE family protein, which translates to MLDVIPWESLFGGILLGVSATVLLLVNGKVAGISGIMNGIMSPKKGDYSWRLLFAVGMIVGGFVSVLLLGVAVPSTANLSMGLVLAAGLLVGIGTRLGNGCTSGHGICGIGRLSKRSIVATCVFMAVAGLTVFVRLHLV; encoded by the coding sequence ATGTTAGACGTTATTCCATGGGAATCGTTGTTTGGTGGCATTTTATTGGGAGTTTCTGCCACGGTTTTGTTGTTGGTTAACGGCAAGGTTGCTGGTATCAGTGGAATTATGAATGGCATTATGTCACCGAAGAAAGGGGATTATTCATGGCGACTTCTGTTTGCAGTTGGCATGATTGTCGGTGGCTTTGTGAGTGTTTTATTACTCGGCGTGGCAGTACCAAGTACAGCAAATCTTTCAATGGGTTTGGTATTAGCGGCGGGTTTACTTGTTGGTATTGGAACCAGACTAGGTAACGGATGTACCAGCGGTCATGGCATTTGTGGCATTGGGCGTTTGTCTAAGCGTTCTATCGTTGCAACATGCGTATTTATGGCTGTTGCTGGCTTGACCGTTTTTGTTCGACTTCACCTAGTTTAA
- a CDS encoding LysR family transcriptional regulator: MDIKQLKYLIALEQTKHFGQAAALCHITQPTLSMRIRSLEEELDLELIQRSQRFEGFTEAGERILAWAKTVLAAHDGLQAEAANCRGQLVGSLRLGMVPLASQNPMQLIKPLAEAFPELQFQILSMTTEQIIDQLNRNQLDLGMCYVDQVNTAYFDVIELDSTKLGVLFDERYFDFAESEVMWESLNSIPLGLLSKGMHYRHSIDISFISKGLVPQTVIESNSTFHLVQAVTSGLCCAIMPRNCGLEELNDTLRIVPIEEAAVHAPLGLLKRKQEPFSALTDQCFSIAKTIFN, translated from the coding sequence ATGGATATCAAACAACTTAAATACCTAATAGCACTCGAGCAGACCAAACATTTTGGTCAGGCGGCGGCATTGTGTCACATTACTCAGCCGACACTTTCGATGAGAATTAGAAGTTTAGAGGAAGAACTAGACTTAGAATTAATCCAAAGAAGTCAACGCTTTGAAGGATTCACGGAAGCTGGAGAGCGTATTTTAGCGTGGGCTAAAACCGTGTTAGCGGCTCACGATGGTTTACAAGCTGAAGCCGCCAACTGCAGAGGACAACTGGTCGGCTCGCTTAGGCTTGGTATGGTGCCTTTAGCCAGCCAAAACCCTATGCAGTTAATCAAGCCACTCGCTGAAGCGTTTCCGGAGCTGCAATTTCAGATCCTCTCAATGACGACTGAACAGATCATAGACCAGCTCAATCGAAACCAACTCGATTTGGGTATGTGCTACGTCGACCAGGTGAACACGGCCTATTTTGACGTTATTGAATTGGACTCAACAAAACTGGGGGTGTTGTTTGACGAGCGCTATTTTGATTTTGCCGAATCAGAAGTAATGTGGGAATCACTCAATAGCATCCCGCTTGGCTTACTATCAAAAGGGATGCACTACAGACACTCTATTGATATTAGCTTTATTAGCAAAGGGCTTGTCCCTCAAACGGTCATTGAAAGTAACTCCACCTTTCACCTTGTCCAGGCGGTAACCAGCGGTCTTTGCTGTGCGATTATGCCTAGAAACTGTGGCCTTGAAGAGTTAAACGATACGCTTCGTATTGTACCGATTGAAGAAGCCGCCGTTCATGCGCCTTTAGGCTTACTAAAACGTAAACAAGAGCCTTTTTCTGCACTCACAGATCAGTGCTTTTCAATCGCAAAAACCATATTTAATTAA
- the fdhD gene encoding formate dehydrogenase accessory sulfurtransferase FdhD, translated as MRCTTQSYFELSDFNQAPPQPNAFNYREMKDGRPLQQTSLASESALAISYNGISQAVMMVTPGHLEDFVKGFSLSTGIINDFKEIKDIEIGGNNESHYAEVEISNRAFWSLKTQRRNLAGTTGCGICGVEALEQALPDLEPLSPSIPPRPDSFEGLREKVALHQNAARKSGALHAALFADLQGNILSCREDIGRHNALDKLIGALANNHIEPQNGFAIMTSRCSLELIHKAVRARIPTLVCLSAPTALTVEWARRNHLNLIHLPKHGAPRLYSPAP; from the coding sequence ATGAGATGTACCACTCAATCTTATTTTGAATTGTCGGACTTTAACCAGGCTCCGCCTCAGCCAAACGCGTTTAACTATCGTGAAATGAAAGACGGTCGCCCTCTGCAGCAAACTTCGCTGGCCAGTGAATCCGCGCTCGCTATCAGTTATAACGGGATTAGCCAAGCCGTAATGATGGTGACTCCGGGACACTTAGAGGATTTTGTTAAAGGGTTCAGTCTGAGCACAGGAATCATCAACGACTTTAAAGAGATTAAAGATATTGAAATTGGTGGTAACAACGAATCGCATTATGCAGAAGTCGAAATCAGCAACCGAGCATTCTGGTCTCTAAAAACGCAGCGCAGAAACCTTGCAGGGACAACCGGATGTGGCATTTGTGGGGTCGAAGCGTTAGAGCAAGCCTTACCTGATCTAGAACCGCTTTCCCCTTCTATTCCCCCTCGCCCAGATTCTTTTGAAGGGTTGAGAGAGAAAGTCGCTTTGCATCAAAATGCAGCTCGTAAATCAGGAGCGCTTCATGCTGCACTGTTTGCTGATTTACAGGGAAATATCTTGTCCTGTCGCGAAGACATTGGTCGTCACAATGCATTAGATAAACTCATCGGTGCGCTGGCGAATAATCACATCGAACCACAAAATGGGTTTGCGATCATGACTAGCCGTTGTAGTTTAGAATTGATCCATAAAGCGGTACGCGCTCGCATCCCTACTCTGGTTTGCCTTTCCGCGCCAACCGCATTAACTGTGGAATGGGCAAGACGGAATCATCTCAATTTGATTCACTTGCCAAAACACGGAGCACCGAGGCTTTATAGCCCAGCGCCGTAA
- a CDS encoding FAD-dependent oxidoreductase, producing MTKILIVGGVAGGASAAARARRLSEDAEIIMFERGPFVSFANCGLPYHIGGDIQERSKLLLQTPESFLARFNVDVRVMNEVVSVNRQDKTIVVKNLIDGSEYEESYDFLLLSPGAGPIVPPIPGLDNHLTHSLRNIPDMDRIIETIQMNKPEHATVVGGGFIGLEMMEAFHQLGIKTSLIEMADQVMTPVDREMAGFAHAEIRDKGIDLKLGVALESVQFVPNEHVASFDSGESEKHQHLEGELELTLNNGEKLTTDILIMAIGVRPETKLAQEAGLEIGALGGISTNEYMQTSDPSIYAVGDAVEEKDFVTGEPTLVPLAGPANRQGRMAADNMLGRSETYQGTQGTAICKIFDLAVASTGKNEKQLKRAGIDYDKVYVHTASHASYYPGAEVVSFKMLFDPKSGKILGAQAVGKDGIDKRIDVMAVAQRAGMTVEQLQHLELTYAPPYGSAKDVINQAAFVANNIIKGDATAIHYDEMDSLTDDQVLLDVRNPGELESVGFIKDAINIPVDQLRHRMDELPKDKEIVIYCQVGLRGNVAYRQLVNNGFKARNLIGGYRTYKFAKA from the coding sequence ATGACTAAGATTTTAATCGTCGGTGGTGTCGCTGGTGGCGCATCTGCAGCAGCGCGTGCTCGTCGTCTGAGTGAAGACGCAGAAATTATCATGTTTGAGCGCGGTCCATTCGTGTCTTTTGCAAACTGTGGCCTGCCATACCACATTGGTGGTGATATCCAAGAACGCAGTAAACTCTTACTACAAACGCCAGAAAGCTTCCTAGCGCGCTTCAATGTCGATGTTCGCGTGATGAATGAAGTAGTCTCGGTAAACCGTCAGGATAAAACCATCGTGGTTAAGAACCTAATTGATGGTTCAGAATACGAAGAATCGTACGACTTCTTGCTGCTTAGCCCAGGCGCAGGGCCTATCGTTCCGCCAATTCCTGGCCTTGATAATCATCTCACTCACTCGCTACGTAATATTCCAGACATGGATCGCATTATTGAAACGATCCAGATGAACAAACCAGAGCATGCGACTGTGGTAGGCGGTGGCTTCATCGGTTTAGAGATGATGGAAGCGTTCCATCAGCTAGGTATCAAAACTTCTCTGATTGAAATGGCTGACCAAGTCATGACGCCTGTTGACCGTGAAATGGCGGGATTCGCTCACGCTGAAATTCGAGATAAAGGCATCGATCTGAAACTTGGAGTGGCACTTGAGTCTGTTCAGTTCGTACCTAACGAACATGTTGCCAGCTTTGACTCCGGTGAAAGTGAAAAGCACCAACACTTAGAAGGCGAACTGGAGCTAACACTTAATAATGGTGAGAAGTTGACGACTGATATTCTCATCATGGCGATTGGTGTTCGTCCTGAGACCAAGCTTGCCCAAGAAGCTGGCTTAGAAATCGGTGCACTAGGTGGTATCTCTACCAATGAATACATGCAAACCAGCGATCCTTCGATTTATGCAGTTGGTGATGCAGTAGAAGAAAAAGATTTTGTCACTGGCGAACCAACATTGGTACCGCTAGCTGGCCCTGCAAACCGTCAAGGCCGCATGGCTGCAGATAACATGTTAGGTCGCAGTGAAACCTATCAAGGAACACAAGGCACGGCGATTTGTAAGATCTTTGACTTAGCTGTTGCTTCAACAGGTAAAAATGAGAAACAACTGAAACGTGCGGGTATTGATTACGACAAAGTGTACGTTCATACCGCAAGCCACGCGAGCTACTACCCTGGCGCAGAAGTCGTGTCGTTCAAAATGCTGTTCGATCCAAAATCAGGCAAAATTTTAGGTGCTCAAGCCGTAGGTAAAGATGGTATCGATAAGCGTATCGACGTGATGGCAGTGGCTCAGCGTGCTGGCATGACGGTTGAACAGTTACAGCACTTAGAACTGACCTACGCGCCACCTTACGGCAGTGCGAAAGACGTAATTAACCAGGCAGCATTTGTTGCCAATAACATCATCAAAGGTGATGCAACCGCAATTCATTACGATGAGATGGATTCACTGACTGATGACCAAGTGTTACTTGATGTACGTAACCCGGGTGAGCTTGAGAGTGTTGGTTTTATTAAAGATGCTATCAACATTCCTGTCGATCAATTACGTCACCGTATGGACGAGCTTCCAAAAGACAAAGAGATTGTGATTTACTGCCAAGTTGGTCTGCGTGGTAACGTCGCGTACCGCCAGCTCGTCAACAATGGCTTTAAAGCACGTAACCTGATTGGTGGTTACCGCACTTACAAGTTCGCTAAAGCTTAA
- a CDS encoding FdhF/YdeP family oxidoreductase has translation MSQKERIKEYKGPAGGWGALKAVTRSWWGSENAVKNIRTMMKTNQNGGFDCPGCAWGESPESGKVNFCENGAKAVNWEATNRLVDPEFFANHSVSSLSTQTDYWLEYQGRITHPMKYDAESDHYVPVSWEEAFQLVAKHLNDLESPHQAEFYTSGRASNEAAFLYQLFVRAFGTNNFPDCSNMCHEASALGMKDTIGVGKGTVIFDDFEEADAIFVIGQNPGTNHPRMLEPLREAVKRGAQVICFNPLKERGLERFQNPQMPIEMLSNGSEPTNTAYLRPALGGDMAVFRGMAKFLLQWEREALETGGKAVFDREFIEQHSIGIDDYLAEVDATSWEHIAEQSGLDLSEIETVARMYSRAERVIMCWAMGLTQHRHSVPTIKEVANVQMLRGNVGKAGAGLSPVRGHSNVQGDRTMGIDEKPSDQLLDSIERRFNFEVPRGVGHNTVQAIKAMEEGQAKVFIGLGGNFAQATPDTERTHDAMRNCNLTVHISTKLNRSHLVTGKDALILPCLGRTEIDTQENGPQGVTVEDTFSMVHISYGQLKPRSKALRSEPAIIAGIANATLGTHPIDWNWVIEDYDRIRDLIADTIPGFTDFNSKLKNPGGFHLVNPAAERRWNTASGKAQFSDSELPKQLISEALLEKGQKPDLILQTMRSHDQYNTTLYGLNDRYRGVFGMREVLFINEADIKKLGFESGDKVDMVSLWEDGVERRVSGFTLVAYDVPAGQAAAYYPETNPLVPLDSYGDRTFTPTSKFIAIKLEKSTSDEIALIETE, from the coding sequence GTGAGCCAAAAAGAAAGAATAAAAGAATACAAAGGTCCAGCTGGTGGTTGGGGTGCGCTCAAAGCCGTGACAAGAAGCTGGTGGGGAAGCGAAAATGCGGTGAAAAACATCCGCACCATGATGAAAACCAACCAAAATGGCGGTTTTGATTGCCCAGGATGTGCTTGGGGTGAATCACCAGAAAGCGGTAAAGTAAACTTTTGCGAAAATGGCGCAAAGGCTGTTAACTGGGAAGCCACCAATCGACTGGTTGATCCTGAGTTCTTCGCTAACCACAGTGTATCTTCTCTTTCTACTCAAACAGATTACTGGCTCGAATATCAAGGGCGTATTACACACCCAATGAAATACGATGCCGAGTCTGATCACTATGTTCCAGTTTCTTGGGAAGAGGCTTTTCAGTTAGTGGCAAAACACCTCAATGATCTGGAATCGCCACACCAAGCGGAGTTTTACACCTCCGGCCGCGCCAGCAATGAAGCCGCGTTTTTATATCAATTATTCGTACGTGCATTTGGTACCAATAACTTTCCTGATTGCTCAAATATGTGTCATGAAGCCAGCGCGCTTGGCATGAAAGACACCATTGGTGTAGGTAAAGGCACGGTTATCTTTGATGACTTTGAAGAAGCGGACGCGATTTTCGTTATTGGCCAAAACCCGGGAACCAACCACCCACGTATGCTGGAGCCGTTACGTGAAGCGGTGAAACGCGGTGCACAAGTTATCTGTTTCAACCCATTAAAAGAGCGTGGTTTGGAGCGATTCCAAAACCCACAAATGCCGATAGAAATGCTCAGTAATGGTTCAGAGCCGACGAATACAGCATATTTGCGTCCTGCACTGGGTGGGGACATGGCAGTGTTTCGTGGTATGGCTAAGTTTTTATTGCAATGGGAACGTGAAGCATTAGAAACCGGTGGTAAAGCCGTGTTCGATCGTGAATTCATTGAACAGCATTCCATTGGTATCGATGACTACTTAGCTGAAGTAGATGCCACTTCATGGGAGCACATCGCTGAGCAATCTGGATTAGATTTAAGCGAAATCGAAACGGTCGCTCGCATGTATTCACGCGCTGAGCGTGTGATCATGTGTTGGGCAATGGGTTTGACGCAACACCGTCACTCCGTGCCAACGATTAAAGAAGTGGCCAATGTACAGATGTTACGTGGTAACGTTGGTAAGGCGGGCGCAGGTCTTTCTCCGGTACGTGGGCACAGTAACGTTCAGGGCGACCGTACAATGGGCATCGATGAAAAGCCATCTGACCAACTGCTTGATAGCATTGAGCGTCGATTCAACTTCGAAGTGCCTCGTGGTGTAGGTCACAACACGGTTCAAGCGATTAAAGCAATGGAAGAAGGCCAGGCGAAAGTATTTATTGGTTTAGGCGGCAACTTTGCTCAAGCGACACCGGACACCGAACGTACTCACGATGCAATGCGAAACTGTAATCTGACCGTTCACATTTCGACTAAGCTCAATCGTTCGCATTTAGTGACTGGTAAAGATGCATTGATTCTGCCTTGCTTGGGGCGCACTGAAATTGATACTCAAGAAAACGGGCCACAGGGTGTAACGGTTGAAGATACATTCAGCATGGTGCACATCTCTTATGGTCAGTTGAAACCTCGCTCCAAAGCCTTGCGTTCAGAACCCGCAATCATTGCTGGTATTGCGAATGCGACGCTAGGGACACATCCGATTGATTGGAACTGGGTGATAGAAGATTATGATCGAATTAGAGATCTTATCGCCGACACAATTCCGGGGTTCACAGACTTCAACAGCAAGCTTAAAAATCCGGGTGGTTTCCATTTGGTGAACCCAGCCGCTGAGCGCAGATGGAATACGGCGAGTGGCAAAGCCCAGTTCAGCGACAGCGAACTACCAAAACAGTTGATCAGTGAAGCTCTATTAGAAAAAGGTCAGAAGCCTGATCTTATTCTGCAAACCATGCGCTCGCACGATCAATACAACACGACGCTATATGGTTTAAATGACCGCTATCGTGGCGTTTTTGGGATGCGAGAAGTCTTGTTCATCAATGAGGCGGACATCAAGAAGCTTGGTTTTGAATCAGGCGACAAAGTAGACATGGTGTCATTGTGGGAAGATGGCGTAGAGCGTCGAGTAAGCGGATTCACGCTGGTTGCGTATGATGTTCCTGCTGGTCAGGCTGCCGCATACTATCCAGAAACTAACCCATTGGTACCGCTGGATAGCTATGGGGACAGAACCTTTACGCCAACTTCTAAGTTCATTGCGATTAAGTTGGAGAAATCCACATCAGATGAGATAGCGCTTATTGAAACAGAATAG
- a CDS encoding ArsR/SmtB family transcription factor: MSDTAMDIAAMKGSAVEAADLLKVMAHPERLMVLCQLTQGEVGVGELQKHSFLSQSAFSQHLTVLRKHNLISARKSSQQVFYSLAEPRVESLIKALHGVFCS, encoded by the coding sequence ATGAGCGATACAGCAATGGACATAGCGGCGATGAAAGGCAGCGCAGTTGAAGCCGCAGATCTACTTAAAGTAATGGCGCACCCGGAAAGGTTGATGGTGTTGTGCCAATTGACCCAAGGAGAGGTTGGTGTAGGGGAGTTACAAAAACACTCCTTTTTGAGTCAATCCGCCTTTTCACAACACTTAACGGTGTTGCGTAAACACAATTTAATCAGCGCTCGGAAATCATCACAGCAGGTGTTCTACTCGTTAGCTGAACCGAGAGTTGAGTCATTAATTAAAGCACTGCATGGCGTTTTTTGTAGTTAA
- a CDS encoding YeeE/YedE family protein: MNNTIFRITALVSGVLFGMGMAVSGMIDPAKVVGFLDISGNWDPSLAFVMGGALAVFMPSYFLLIKPRKQSVSGAEMCTPTNTKIDARLLSGAAIFGLGWGLAGICPGPAVASLALGNVSIILFFVAMLAGSMFAKLVINAREEKMKTAKA, from the coding sequence ATGAACAACACTATTTTTCGAATTACTGCGCTGGTAAGCGGTGTTTTATTTGGTATGGGTATGGCTGTTTCTGGGATGATCGATCCCGCGAAAGTTGTTGGATTTTTAGATATTTCAGGAAACTGGGATCCAAGTTTAGCTTTTGTGATGGGCGGCGCACTGGCAGTGTTTATGCCAAGCTATTTTTTACTTATCAAGCCGAGAAAACAATCAGTTAGTGGTGCAGAAATGTGTACCCCGACAAACACAAAGATCGATGCTCGATTGTTGTCTGGAGCTGCGATTTTCGGCCTAGGCTGGGGATTGGCTGGCATTTGTCCTGGTCCTGCCGTGGCGAGTTTGGCATTAGGTAACGTCAGTATTATTTTGTTCTTTGTTGCGATGCTGGCAGGCTCAATGTTTGCGAAATTGGTCATCAATGCTCGCGAAGAGAAGATGAAAACAGCCAAAGCATAA
- a CDS encoding DUF1800 family protein, with amino-acid sequence MIRHIKNGMSYWFLGLFVALACSIQPVYSASKTSDGTARILYQTTFGPTPALINTVEKLGVEGWVNQQMKLPPTYHEPLFNTPFTKGAQANRENAWYQIVISSEDQLRQRMAFALSQILVVSRYGGVLSGKPAGLANYYDVLVKNAFGNYRDLLFEVATHPVMGNYLSMMGSAKENPSTGALPDENFARELMQLFTLGLYKLNMDGSTVVDNNTGRPIPSYTQNDVQELARALTGWKSSDVDFVEPMQVINKLHDSGEKKILDTTLPAGLTGQEELSRVIDILMSHPNIAPFVSKRLIQRFVTSNPSPEYVTRISTVFNDNGKGIKGDLSAVMKAILLDEEASLRTERQPKKVKEPILVLTNFHRAAGFTLKGARYDDATTIMNIANQGPLRAPSVFNFYSPDYQPSNEFMQSSMVSPEYQLLNWSAYTDIVNFMLTDIRDGGDNTYSLNLDGLYALLDDHPALVEQINQRFFAGTASSELITLMLNVLDDYPSEYVPKAKLSIVIFTAISGEEFYLQY; translated from the coding sequence ATGATACGTCATATAAAGAATGGAATGTCTTATTGGTTTTTGGGGTTGTTTGTGGCACTTGCGTGTTCGATACAACCTGTTTATTCAGCAAGTAAAACGTCAGATGGTACTGCCCGTATTCTTTATCAAACCACATTTGGCCCCACACCCGCTCTTATAAATACCGTCGAAAAGCTAGGCGTCGAAGGCTGGGTCAATCAGCAAATGAAGCTCCCTCCTACGTATCATGAACCTCTGTTCAACACGCCTTTTACCAAAGGTGCACAAGCCAACCGTGAAAATGCGTGGTATCAAATCGTCATCAGTTCCGAAGACCAACTCAGACAACGAATGGCTTTTGCACTCAGTCAAATATTGGTGGTTTCCCGCTATGGAGGCGTACTGTCTGGCAAACCTGCTGGCTTAGCGAACTACTACGATGTGCTTGTAAAAAACGCATTTGGTAATTATCGCGATCTGTTATTTGAAGTCGCAACGCATCCCGTTATGGGAAACTACCTGTCAATGATGGGAAGCGCTAAAGAAAACCCGTCTACCGGTGCGTTGCCAGATGAAAACTTTGCCCGAGAGCTTATGCAGTTGTTCACGCTCGGACTATACAAATTGAATATGGATGGAAGTACGGTCGTTGATAACAATACTGGTAGACCTATCCCGAGCTATACACAAAATGATGTTCAGGAACTTGCCCGTGCTTTAACCGGATGGAAAAGCAGCGATGTTGACTTTGTGGAGCCTATGCAAGTCATCAATAAACTGCATGACTCAGGCGAAAAGAAGATCTTAGATACTACTCTCCCGGCAGGGCTCACTGGTCAGGAGGAACTATCCCGCGTCATCGATATTTTAATGTCCCATCCTAATATCGCGCCATTTGTGTCAAAACGATTAATCCAGCGTTTCGTTACCTCCAATCCAAGTCCTGAGTATGTAACCCGTATTTCTACGGTTTTTAATGACAATGGTAAAGGAATCAAAGGGGATCTAAGCGCGGTAATGAAAGCGATATTACTGGATGAAGAAGCGTCGCTGCGGACTGAACGTCAACCTAAAAAAGTCAAAGAGCCTATTTTGGTTCTGACCAATTTTCATCGCGCCGCAGGCTTTACTCTGAAAGGTGCGCGATATGATGATGCCACGACCATTATGAATATCGCCAACCAAGGTCCATTGCGCGCACCTTCCGTATTTAACTTCTACTCCCCAGATTACCAGCCATCGAATGAATTTATGCAGTCTTCGATGGTGTCACCTGAGTATCAGTTACTTAATTGGTCAGCTTATACCGATATCGTTAATTTTATGCTTACCGATATTCGGGATGGAGGCGATAACACATACTCACTTAACCTCGATGGTCTTTATGCGCTGCTTGATGATCATCCAGCACTCGTCGAACAGATCAATCAACGGTTCTTCGCTGGTACAGCATCTTCTGAGCTAATAACACTCATGCTTAACGTGCTAGACGATTATCCATCCGAGTATGTGCCAAAAGCAAAGCTCTCAATCGTTATCTTCACCGCCATTTCAGGCGAAGAATTTTATCTTCAATACTAG